A region from the Benincasa hispida cultivar B227 chromosome 10, ASM972705v1, whole genome shotgun sequence genome encodes:
- the LOC120088667 gene encoding putative pentatricopeptide repeat-containing protein At1g03510 translates to MGSNYLRLLSYTKQLSFYANHGNHEQALSLFHHMQTSLALDLDAHVFSLVLKSCTAIRRSYLGTAIHAHSVKSSLLSSPFVACALVDMYGKSLSISLARKLFDEIPHRSVVVWNAMLSLYAHSNMLFDALRLFEAIDVPPNTSSFNPIIAGLSKLEDGFKAIAFYRQMQQYGLKPNLITLLALLPTSVGVASLDLIKQIHGFAMRSDMGCNPQLSCGLVEAYGRCGCLSYAHNVFDNMTERDVVAWSSLISAHALHGEARTALNIFQQMELGKVQPDEITFIGVLKACSHVGLADEALDYFSRMQRDYGLQANSDHYSCLVDVLSRAGRLYEAYGIIREMPVRATAKAWGALLGACRIYGDLELAEIAGKALFEIEPENAANYVLLAKMYASVGRHEEAQRMRREMKKRRVKVVPGSSWVVYQD, encoded by the coding sequence ATGGGCTCAAACTATCTGCGGTTGCTTTCTTACACTAAGCAATTGAGCTTTTATGCCAACCATGGCAACCACGAGCAGGCTCTTTCCCTTTTCCACCACATGCAAACCTCACTAGCCCTTGATTTAGACGCCCACGTCTTCTCTCTCGTTCTCAAGTCCTGTACCGCCATCCGACGATCCTATTTGGGCACCGCCATCCATGCCCACTCTGTTAAATCATCCCTGCTTTCAAGCCCATTTGTTGCCTGCGCCCTAGTTGACATGTATGGAAAATCCTTGTCCATTTCACTTGCACGTAAGCTGTTCGATGAAATTCCCCATAGATCTGTCGTCGTATGGAATGCCATGTTATCACTCTACGCGCACTCAAACATGTTATTTGATGCTTTGCGGTTGTTTGAAGCTATCGATGTGCCACCAAATACTTCATCCTTCAATCCTATAATTGCAGGGTTGTCGAAACTCGAAGATGGATTCAAGGCCATTGCTTTCTATCGGCAAATGCAACAATACGGGTTGAAGCCTAATTTAATTACCCTTCTTGCTTTGTTACCTACAAGTGTTGGAGTTGCGTCTTTGGACTTGATTAAACAAATTCATGGTTTTGCCATGAGAAGTGATATGGGTTGTAATCCCCAGTTAAGCTGTGGCCTTGTGGAGGCCTATGGACGATGTGGATGTCTCTCTTATGCACACAATGTGTTCGATAATATGACGGAAAGAGATGTAGTTGCATGGAGCAGTTTAATATCAGCACACGCTCTTCATGGGGAAGCCAGAACTGCTTTAAACATCTTTCAACAAATGGAATTGGGAAAAGTGCAGCCCGATGAGATTACATTTATAGGGGTGTTGAAGGCTTGTAGTCATGTGGGGTTAGCTGATGAAGCATTGGATTATTTTAGTCGTATGCAGAGAGATTATGGTCTACAAGCAAACAGTGACCATTATTCTTGTTTAGTAGATGTATTGAGCAGAGCAGGGAGATTATACGAGGCATATGGCATTATTCGTGAGATGCCAGTAAGGGCGACGGCTAAAGCTTGGGGGGCTCTTCTTGGGGCTTGTCGAATTTATGGAGACTTAGAGCTGGCGGAGATTGCAGGGAAGGCTTTGTTTGAAATAGAGCCTGAAAATGCTGCCAATTACGTGCTGTTGGCTAAAATGTATGCAAGTGTAGGGAGGCATGAGGAGGCTCAAAGAATGAGAAGGGAAATGAAAAAGAGGAGAGTTAAGGTAGTACCTGGAAGTAGCTGGGTTGTTTATCAGGATTGA